The Thermoanaerobaculia bacterium genomic interval CAGGAGCGCGACGCCGGCCTCCTGGAACGCCGATGCGAACGGCCTGGTCTGGCGGATCTCCTGCTGGATCTTGCTCTCGGGCATCGGGAGAAAAGTATGGCAGTGAATGATTGATCTGTCAACTATCAGTCTGGCATGGTTCCCGGAGGGCCACTTCTGTCGGAACACGAGCCTCAGTCGCTGTCGAGGCGGGGGATCGGGTCGACGTAGAGCCGGCCGCCTTCGTCCTTGACGGCGAGCGGGCGTAGCGGCAGGTCCGGCTCGGTGAGGCAGGCGCCGGTGGCGAGGTCGTAGCGCCAGGCGTGGCGCGGGCAGGTCACGATCGAGCCCCGCCCGCCCTCCCGGAGCCCGGCCGAGAGGTCGGCGCCCTGGTGGCGGCAGGCGAGCTCGAGGGCCGAGATCGTGCCGTCCCCGGACTGACGAATCCCGACCGGGCGTCCGAGCAGGTGGCGCACGTGCAGCTCGCCAGGGG includes:
- a CDS encoding Rieske (2Fe-2S) protein, whose translation is PGELHVRHLLGRPVGIRQSGDGTISALELACRHQGADLSAGLREGGRGSIVTCPRHAWRYDLATGACLTEPDLPLRPLAVKDEGGRLYVDPIPRLDSD